One segment of Triticum aestivum cultivar Chinese Spring chromosome 2A, IWGSC CS RefSeq v2.1, whole genome shotgun sequence DNA contains the following:
- the LOC123184855 gene encoding probable pectinesterase 66 — translation MRAPFCLLLIVGVLLLLRWPASSLASVQVARTITVDQRGGGDYTTVQSAVDAVPDGNSQWVKIYVKQGSYREKVIIPSDKGFILLEGDGSSSTDINFDSHVDGADAPGIAPITGRLRGNLAEISQTYNSSTFTVHSDNFVARNITFKNTYTGNNPAVAFLMDGDKGAFYDCAFHGYQDTLSDLAGRHYFRRCLVEGAVDFIFGYGRSIYQDCTLVSNMAASSQQPGWVTAHGRAADKSAAFVFKGGSITGSGRQYLGRAWNEQATVVFYQVNMASIVVPQGWAKWTSTQHVSQVTFAEVGCSGPGSATGGRVPWEKHMDNAEVQRFVDIGFIDDGWLSNQP, via the exons ATGCGGGCGCCGTTCTGCCTCCTCCTCATcgtaggtgtgctcctgctgctccgGTGGCCGGCGTCGAGCCTCGCTTCGGTGCAGGTGGCCCGGACCATCACCGTGGACCAGCGCGGAGGAGGGGACTACACGACGGTGCAGTCGGCGGTGGACGCCGTGCCGGACGGCAACAGCCAGTGGGTCAAGATCTACGTCAAGCAAGGGAGCTACAG AGAGAAGGTGATAATCCCAAGTGACAAGGGCTTCATCTTGCTCGAAGGTGACGGCTCCTCGTCAACGGACATCAACTTCGACTCACATGTTGACGGCGCCGACGCGCCCGGCATCGCCCCTATCACGGGCCGCCTGCGTGGCAACCTCGCGGAAATCTCGCAGACGTACAACAGCTCCACCTTCACAGTCCATTCCGACAACTTCGTCGCCCGCAACATCACCTTCAAG AACACGTACACCGGCAACAATCCGGCGGTTGCgttcctcatggacggcgacaaggGCGCGTTCTACGACTGCGCCTTCCACGGGTACCAGGACACGCTCTCCGACCTCGCCGGCCGGCACTACTTCCGCCGCTGCCTCGTCGAGGGCGCTGTGGACTTCATCTTCGGCTACGGGAGGTCCATCTACCAGGACTGCACCCTCGTGTCCAATATGGCGGCGTCGTCCCAGCAGCCCGGGTGGGTGACGGCGCACGGCCGGGCCGCCGACAAGAGTGCCGCGTTCGTGTTCAAGGGCGGTTCCATCACCGGCTCCGGGCGGCAGTACCTCGGCCGCGCGTGGAACGAGCAGGCCACCGTCGTGTTCTACCAGGTGAACATGGCCAGCATCGTCGTCCCGCAGGGGTGGGCTAAGTGGACCTCCACCCAACATGT GTCACAAGTGACGTTTGCGGAGGTCGGATGCAGTGGCCCGGGTTCCGCCACCGGAGGAAGAGTGCCATGGGAGAAGCACATGGACAATGCGGAGGTGCAGAGATTCGTGGACATCGGGTTCATCGACGACGGTTGGCTATCTAATCAACCCTAG